DNA sequence from the Streptomyces sp. HUAS 15-9 genome:
AGGGCTGCCCCCTCGCTGGTTCTTCGCAACCGGAGGTCGGTAATCCATGCAGCCATGATCAGGTTGACGAAGAGAATCTTTTTGTATCTTTCGCGTGAAACGGGGATGCGTGGGGGCTCCCAGCAAGTAAGAAGTTCCGGGTCATTCAAAGACCAAAGAATCAGCTCTCTGTGCCACGCGCGCTGCCCTTCCTGGTGCTCGATGCGAACTTGCCTTGCCTGATAGGAGATGGAGGCGACGACGCCTATGAGGGCGGCGGTCGAGACCAAGATTGACAAGCCTCCGTAAGTCTGGCTGATGTTGCTGAGTTTTCCCCAATTAAGTCCTGAGGGTGCCATCCAATTGAGAATGAATGGAGTGATCAGGACTGAGGCTGTGCTGCCGGCCGCAAGAGCAACCCAAGCCGCTATTCTTCGCAGCGCAACTCGTTCCATTAACGCCACTTCGCCCCCTGTCAGGTGCCTGAAGCCTCATGGTGGCGACCAAGTGTCCTGCCAGCAAGACCGCGTCAAGGGCTCGGATTCGCTTCACAGTCCCGTAGCTGGTCCGCAGCGGCGCCGCAACGCGGCCCCGCTGCGGAGGAACTGCGCCTCTCGTGACGAGCGGCCAGGGGCGGCGCGCAGGGCAAGCACGACCGTCTACGACAAGGCCAACGTCCGGCTTGACGGCCCACAGACGGCCCACCACCCCTTGTGTGCCTCTGGCTGAGAAGAAACCACAGGTGAGAAGCCTGTGGGGTTACGGGCCGGTTTCTGCGAGCCCGAGAAGACCGAGGCCTACCTCGCCGCCGTGGCCGGAGCGGCGGCCGGGGCGTAACCCTGGTCGGCGCCCTTCAGGGCACCGCGGGGGAGCCTCGGCGGCGAGTAGCGCGGCAGGGGCTCCCCGCCCGGGTCGGGGCGTACGGCGCCGAGCACCGGGTTGGCCGCGATCGGTGACACCTTGACCTTGGCGCCGGGCCGCGGTGCCTGTACGACCTTGCCGTCGCCGAGGTAGAGGGCGACGTGCGTGGCCTGCGGGAAGTACACGACGAGGTCACCGGGCCGCAGCTCGCGCAGCGGAACGTGCCGCAGCTGGGCCCACTGCTCCTGGCTGGTCCGCGGGATGGGCGTCCCGGCGTGCTCCCAGGCCTGGGAGGTCAGCCCCGAGCAGTCGTACGCCGCCGGGCCCACCGCACCCCACTGGTACGGCTTGCCGAGCTGGGCCACCGCATAGCGAACGGCCTCGTCGCCCTGCTTCGACGGGGCCCGCACGCTGCTGAGGGCACCGGACGCCATGACCTTCCGCTGCGCGCCCGCGATCCCGACGCGCTCGAACTCGGCGAGCGCGGCGAGCTGGTCGCGGCTGAGCGAGGCGAGCATCTCCTCGACGTCGTCGAGCCGCTTGCGCACGTCGTCCCGCTGCTTCTTCTGCCGCTCGGCGAGGCTGAGTTGTCTGTCGAGGGCCTTGCGGGCCTCCCGCGCCAGGTCCTCCTTCTTCTTCTCGCTCCCCACGAGCCGCCCCACCGTCTCGGCCCGTTCCCGTGACAACTGCCCGATCACATGTCCCGCGTCGAGCGCGTGCTGCGGGTCGTCGGCGAGCAGGAGACGTACGTACGAGGAGATCCCGGTGCTGCCCTGGTACTGCTGCCGGGCCAGCCGTCCGGCCGCGCTGCGGCTGCCGAGCAGGGCGAGCCGGGCACGGGCTAGTTCGTCGTCCAGCCGCTCCACCCGGGCGCGCTGTTTCTTCAGCCTCTCCCCGGTGGCGTTGTAGGTCTCGGTGGCCTCTTCGGCCTGCCGGTACAGCCGCTGAAGGTCCGTCAGCAGCTGGGACACCGGGCGCTGCGGGCCGGGCGCGGCCGCCGCGGGGACGGGCGCGAGCATGGCCTGGGCCGCCACAGCGGCCGTGCAAGCCAGGCGCAGAAACCTTTCTGACACGTCGTCACCTCCGGACCGGGGAGGGCGGGCCTTCCGCTTCTCTCCGCACCGTGAGAAATAGACGTGGTGGTGCGACTCGCGCGTCGAACGTACGCGGTTCGGTGCAACGGCTTCACCCGTGGGTGTCATCCCGGTTGCCGGACGGCGTGGCGTCTGGCTCGATGCCGGGTTGCGACCAGGGCCACCTCAGCCGGCCGCTCTTCCTGCCCTCCGGGTCGTACGCGTACTTCCACGACTGCACCAGCCCGAGCCTCCCCCACGCTCGACTTCGCTCGCGCGGGGGGACCCCCACGCTGTGCCCCCGGGGCACGCGGCGGTAGACGAGGACGGTGGGCCTGCCGCCGTGCTCGTCCGGGACCGGGATGCGGTACGTCTTCGGGGGGTGGCCGGTGGGTCCCACCAGCACGGGGAGCACGCGCCCGTCCATGGGCCCGCCCTCGAAGGGGGTGTCCTGTGTCTTCACGCCACCAGTCTCAGCCATCCGCCGACAGCGCCGCGACGAGCGCGGCCGTCTGCGGGTCGCGGCCGGCGGTGACCGTCAGGACGGCCACGAACTGCTCGACCAGCCAGTCGCGGAGGTCGTCGGCGGGGGGCTGCTTGTCCTCGTCAAGCCAGATCAGGGAGGCCGCCTCCACGGCCGTGATCCACATCCGCACGGTCATGCGCAGACGCGGGCCCGGGGCCGTGACGCCGAGGTGGCTGAGGATGTGCTCGGCGGCGGCCCTGCGCACACCGTCCACGATGGCGGTGGTCCGCGAGGTCTCGACCACGCTGCCGCCCTGGAGCAGCGCGCTGAAGCCGGCGTCGTGCTCGTCGACGAAGGTGAGGTAGCGGTCCAGGGCGCGGGCGAGGCGGGGGAGGAGGGGGCCCTGGCGGGCCTCGTCGAAGCACTGCTGGAGCTCGTCGGCGGCGGACCTGAGCGCGGCCTCGTACAGCTGCTGCTTGCCGCCCGGGAAGTACCGGTAGACCAGCGGCCGCGAGACCCCGGCCGCCTCCGCCACATCGTCCAGCGACACGTCCTCCGGGGCGCGGTGCGCGAAGAGCGAGAGCGCCGTGTCGAGCAGCTGGCGCCGCCGCTCCTCGACGCTGAGGCGACGGTAGGCGGGGGTGGTTGCCGACGGGGTCATGTCCCGCAGCGTAACCGTGGCGGCGCTACGGTGACGGCCGGAGGTGGGGATGAGTGACAACTGGCTGATCGTGATCCCGGAGGATCCGTACTGGCAACCGGAGCGCGCGGCGGCGGACCGAGCCGCCGCGGCACTCGCCGGGATGCTCTCCGAGCAGGGGCGACGGGGCCTCGAGGCGTTGTGGCACGACACCGTGGAGGTGGTGCACAGCTTCGGGAACCTGGAGCGGGTCACCTGCCCCCGCTGTGGCGCGGATCTGTCCACCGGGAGCCGGCTGGGCGAGGCGATCACGGAGCGTTTCGAGGACGGCTTCGCCACGCTCGACGTCACCGTCCCCTGCTGCGGCGCCGGAATCTCGCTGAACGACCTGGTCTACGACTGGCCGATGGGGTTCGCGAGATTCCGGCTCGAGGTCCTCTACCCCGACCGCGCATGGCTGACGGACGCCGAGCTGACCGAGATCGCCGACGCCCTCGGTCACCCCGTACGCCAGATCCTGGCCCGTCTGTGAGTCCGGGCAGACACCCCTAAGCCAGCAGCCCCGAGGACTTCCACAGGCGTCGGCCGACGCCTCGCAGCACCCCGATGTCGTCCAGGAAGTCGGTCAGGCGCCTAGCTCCCGTCTGCATCACCTCGCGGCGGTGGGCGCTGGCCTTCACCTGGGCCATCGCCTCCCGCTTGTCCAGGCCCACGTTGGTGTAGACCTCGGGGTTCACGAAGGCCACCGAGAACACGCGGGCGAACTCGCCGGACGTGACCCGGGTGAACTCCTGGGACCAACGGGGAGCCGCCAGCATCTGGCGGCGGAGCTCCTCGCGGGCGTAGCGGACGTGACGGGCCTCCTCGACCACGTGGATACGGGTCACCCCGCGGATGAGCGGCTGGATGCGCTCGTCGGGGAACGTCAGCCGCTGCATCCAGTCGAGGACCTCCTCACCGAGCAGCGTGGCGGTGAAGGAACCCGGGGTGGTGGAGATCGTCTTGAAGACCCGGCCCAGCGTCAGGTGGGCCGGGCTCACCGGGTACCAGGGCGCGTCGCCCCTTGAGATCAGCCGGGCGAACATCTTGGAGTGCCGGCACTCGTCCTCGATCTCGGTGAGCGCGTACCGGACGTGCGCGCTCGTCGCCGCCTTGTCGTAGATGTGCCGTACCAGCAGCTGCATCAGGATGATCTCGAACCAGATGCCCAGCGAGGCCAGCGCCGCCGACTCGTGCTGGGAGAGCAGGATCCGCTGCTCCTCGCTCATCCGCTTCCACAGCGGCGTGTCGTACAGCGACACCAGCTCCGGTGGCCAGAACCACTTGCCCTCCTCGAAGGGCGCGTCCCAGTCCAGCTCCTTGTCGGGGTCGAAGGAGTGCTTGGCGGAAGAGACGAGCAGCCGCTCGGCCACCTGCTCGCGGTCCTTGAGCAGGCCCAGCGCGTCGCGCAGACCCTCGACCGCGTCGGCTTCCGTCAGGGTCGTCATAACTCCCTCATCTCGTTACCCGGAAGTAAGTAGTCGACTCTTATGAGACTGCCTGTCAGTAAGACCGTCAATCCCTTGCGCATGACTTGTTGACTCGCCGTCTACGTGTGAGCCTGCGGGTATGCCGACCAACGACCTGTACGCCAAGCACCCGGGAGACCCCCACTGGCAGGTGCCCGCGACCGGAGCGGCCCGGTTCAGCTGGGAGTACGACGAAGGACGTGACCGTCTGCTCGCCCTTTACCAGAAGGGCAAGGACAAGCAGTGGGACGGACAGAGGCGGATCGACTGGCACCTTGAGGTCGACCCGTACGACCCGCTCGGCACCCCCGACGAGGCGATGTCCCTCTACGGCAGCAAGTACTGGCCGAAACTCACCGACAAGGACAAGGGCGACCTGCGGCAGCACTACGCCTCCTGGCAGTTCAGCCAGTTCCTGCACGGCGAGCAGGGCGCGATGATCTGCGCGGCACGCATCGTGGAGTCCGTCCCCGACCTGGACGCCAAGTTCTACTCCGCGACCCAGACCATGGACGAGGCCCGGCACGCCGAGATCTACGGCCGCTTCCTGCACGAGAAGATCGGGATGCTCTACCCGATCAACGACAACCTCCAGTCCCTGCTCGGCGACACCCTCCGCGACAGCCGCTGGGACATGCCCTACCTGGGCATGCAGGTCCTCATCGAGGGGCTCGCGCTGGCCGCCTTCGGTATGATCCGGGACACCACGGACAAGCCCCTGCCCAAGCAGATCCTGGCCTACGTCATGCAGGACGAGGCCCGGCACGTGGCCTTCGGCCGCATGGCGCTGCGCGACTACTACAAGCAGCTCACCGACGCCGAACTCCGTGAACGCGAGGAGTTCGTCATCGAGGGCTGCTATCTGATGCGCGACCGGCTGCGCGGGGTCGAGGTCCTGGAGAACTTCGGCATCCCGAAGGCGGAGGCCGAGGAGCTCAGCGAGCGCTCCGAGTTCCTCCAGCTCTTCCGCAAGCTGCTGTTCAGCCGCATCGTGCCCTGCGTGAAGGACATCGGCCTGTGGGGCGAGCGCCTGCAGCGGGCCTATGTCGACATGGGCGTGCTGGAGATGGGCGACTCCAACCTGGACCTGCTGATGGCCCAGGACGAGGAGATAGCCGAACACCTGGACGCGGAGCGCTTCGCCGTGGAGGAGCGGGAACGGGTGGCGGAGGTGGAGGAGGCGATCGACGAGGGTCAACGCCTCATCGGTTGATCACTCGATCGACGGGCGAATCGGCATATTCCTCTGGGTACGCTGACTCTGCCAGGCAGACTCCGGCGTATGGGAGCAATCATGAGCGCCGCACGTGACTACGGGCTGGACGACGACTACGAGTGGCCCCGCCCGCCGGAGGGCGGCTGGACGGCGGACGACCTCGACGAGCTTCCCAATCTTCCTCCGCACACGGAGCTGATCGACGGGAGTCTTGTCTTCGTGAGTCCGCAGACCACATTCCACTCACGTGCCATGCGCTTGCTGGACAACACTCTGCTGGATCAGGTGCCGGACGAGCTGGACGTCATCCGGGAGATGACCATCAAGCTCAACAAGCGCAACCGTCCGGAGCCCGACGTCCTCGTGTTCCGTGCGGGGGCCGACACCGGTCCGAAGCAGACCTGGTTCCGGCCGGAGGACGTCGTGATCGCTGTCGAGGTCGTGTCGGAGGATTCGGAGGAGCGGGACCGGGAGGTCAAGCCGCGGAAGTACGCGCACGCGGGCATTCCGCACTACTGGCGCGTCGAGGAGAACGAGGGTCTTCCGGTGGTCTACGTCTACGAACTCGACCCCGCGACCCAGGCCTACGGCCTGACCGGAATCTTCCACGACAAGCTTGAGCTGACCGTCCCGTTCCCCATCGAGATCGATCTCACCGCGATCAACCGCCGCCGCTAGACACCGCAGCCCAGCCCCTGCGGCACCTCGCCGAGCACCGGCGCCGACGCCCTCGCCGGGAACGACGTCCGGAGGGTGAAGGCGTACGGTGTCGGGCCGTTGGCGCGCAGATGCAGCAATCGCTCCTCCGCCTCCCCCACCGTGGGCCGATGCCCCGCCGGCACCCACCACAGCGTGGCCATGGCCTCGTTCACCCGCTCGAACCACTCCCGCCGCCGGGCCAGCAACTCCCGGTGCTGCCCCTGATACATGAACGCCGTGAGCGCGTTGGTGTCCCGCCACACCGACATGTTGATGACCAGCCACTCGTCCCCGAGGACGGGGATGTCGGTCGCGTTGCCGGTGTCGCTCTGCAGGCGCCACACGAACCCGTCGGCGGCGTCCGCCACCGCGTTCACGGGGTCGAGCGCATCGACGAAGTACTTCAACTCGGGTGAATCCAAAGGGAACTTGAGGCGGGCGATATTGACCTGGGCGAGTTCGTACGCGGCTGTGGATGCGGTCATGACCGAACGGTAGGTCGGGACATCGGCCCGCGGTAGCCCCCGTCTCACGAGTCGAGAACCGCCCTCATCACCGCCTTGGCGATCGGTGCCGCGTCCCCGCCCCCGCTGATGTCCCCGCGGTCCGCCGCCGCGTCCTCCACCACCACGGCCACCGCCACCCTCGGCTCCAGCTGGTCGTCGCGCTGCGCCCACGACACGAACCAGGCGTACGGCACACCGGAGTTGCCGATGCCGTGCTGGGCGGTGCCCGTCTTGCCGCCGACCGTGGCACCGGGGATCGCGGCATTGGCGCCGGTGCCCTCCCGCACCACGTCGGTCATCAACTCCCGCATCCGCACGGCCGTCGCCGGGTTCATCGCCTGGCGGATCGGACGGGAACCGGTCGTCGCGACCGTCTCGCCGCCCTTGCGGACGGTCCGCTCCACCAGATACGGCGTCCGCACCTGCCCGCCGTTGGCGACGGCCGCCGCGACCATCGCCATCTGGAGCGGCGTGGCCCGCGTGTTGTACTGGCCGATGGAGGACAGGGCCAACTGCGCCTTGTCCACCTGGGTGTCGAACGTGCTCGGCGCGACCGAGAAGGGGATCCTCAGGCCGGTGTCGTTGAAGCCGAAGGCCTGGGCCGTCGAGGCCATGGCCTCGAGCCCCACGTCCACGCCCAGCTTCGCGAACACCGTGTTGCACGACCACTCGAACGCGGTCCGCACCGAGGTGTCCTCGCAGTCGTCGGACTCGTTCGTCAGACGCGTCCTCGTACCGGGCAGCCTGTAGGGGTCGGGGGAGTCGGTGGGCGCGTCCAGGTCGCTGACGGTCCCCGCGTCCAGCGCCGCCGCCGCGGTGACCACCTTGAAGGTGGAACCCGGCGGATAGGTCTGCCGTACGGCCCGGTTGAGCATCGGCTGCTCCGGGTCGTCGTTGAGCCGCGCCCAGGCCGAGGTCACCCGGTCGCCGTTCCCGGACAGCTCGGCGGGGTCGTACGAGGGGGTGGAGACCAGCGCCAGGATCCGGCCGGTCGACGGCTCGACGGCCGCCACCGCGCCCTTGCGCGCGCCGAGCCCCCGGTAAGCCGCCTCCTGCGCGGCCCGGTTGAGCGTCGTGACGACGTCGCCGGGCCGGTTCCGCGCGCGCGTGACGTCGTTCCACAGGGGGAACGGCGACAGCATCGGGTCGGTGCCGGACAGGATGCCGTCCTCGGCGTGCTCCAGGAACGTCGTGCCGTACACCTGCGAGGCGAAGCCGGTCACCGGGGCGTACAACGGCCCGTTCCGGTACGTCCGTTCGTGGCGGAGCTGCTCGCCGGTGTCCTTGGAACCGGTGACCGGGATGCCGTCGACCAGGATGTCGCCGCGCGGCTGGCCGTAACGGGCGATCGCGGAGCGGCGGTTGGCCGCGTTCCCGTCGTAGGAGGGAGCCTGGACGACCTGGACGCGGGCGGCGTTGACGAGCAGCGCCACCATCAGCAGGGCGCAGAACGCGGCTGCGTGCCGCATGTACTTGGTCACGGGGCCACCCGGCCGTCGTACTGGCTGCGGGCCGAGTCGCTCACCCGGATCAGCAGGGCCACGATCGTCCAGTTGGTGACCACGGAGGAGCCGCCCTGCGCCAGGAACGGCATCGCCATGCCGGTCAGCGGGATCAGCCCGGTCACCCCGCCCGCGATCACGAACACCTGGAGCGCCACGATCGAGGCGAGGCCGAGGGCGAGCAGCCGGCCGAAGGGATCGCGCAGCGCGAGCCCGGCCCGGTAGCCGCGCTCCACGAGGAGCCCGTAGAGGATGAAGATCGCCGACAGGCCGGCCAGGCCCAGCTCCTCTCCGGCCGTCGCCAGGATGAAGTCCGACTTGGCCGCGAAGCCGATCAGGATGGAGTGGCCGAGGCCGAGCCCGGCGCCGAGGACCCCGCCCGCCGCGAAGGCGAACAGGGACTGGGCGAGCTGGTTGGGGCCGAGGCCCGCCTCGATCGTGGCGAACGGGTGCTGCCAGTCCTGGACCCTGCTGTGCACATGCGGTTCCAGCCAGCCGACGGCGACCGCGCCGAGCACCGCGAGCAGCAGGCCGACCGCGATCCAGCCGGTGCGGCCGGTGGCCACGTACAGCAGCACGACGAACAGGCCGAAGAAGAGCAGCGAGGTGCCGAGGTCCCGCTCCAGGACCAGGACGCCCACGCTGATCAGCCAGATGGCGAGGACCGGGCCGAGGACCCGCCCGGTGGGCAGTTGCACGAACCAGATCCGGCGGCCGGCGTAGGCGAGCGCGTTGCGGTTGGCCGCCAGGTACGCGGCGAAGAACACCGCGAGGAGCACCTTCGCGAACTCGCCCGGCTGGATGGAGAATCCGGCGAACAGGATCCAGATGTGGGCGCCGTTCACGGCCGGGAAGAGAATCGGCACCATGAGCAGGGCGAGGGCGGTGACCACGCTGACGTACGCGTAGCGCTGGAGCACCCGGTGGTCGCGCAGCAGCAGCACCACCACGATGAACAGCGCCACCCCGAGCGTGGACCAGACGAGTTGGGCGGGGGCGGCCCGGTCGCCGGGTGTCTCCAGGTCGAGCCGGTAGATGAGGACCAGACCGAGGCCGTTGAGCAGCACGCCGATGGGCAGCGGGAGGGGATCGGCGTACGGGGCCCGGACGCGGACCGCGATGTGTGCGAGCAGGGCGAGCACGCCGAGCCCGGCGCCGTAGCCGAGGGCACCGGGCGGGACGGTGCCGGTCTTCGCCAGGCCGACATCGCAGTAGCCGTACACGGACAGCAGTACGGCCAGCACGATCAGGGCGAGTTCGATGCCACGGCGCCGGGGGAGACGTACATCGGACGCGGGGGCCTGCCTCGCCGCCACGGTGGTTCCGGCCTTCGTCATGTCCGGAACTTACCTAAATGGGACGCCTTGCGCGCCCTGTGGCCGACGCCAGCGTGGCGAGCCCCGGCCAAGGCTCCGTCACGTCGCCTCGGACGCCACCGGACCGGCCGCCGACGGGGCCGACGGCAGCGTCAGTGTGGCCACCGCGCCGTCGTCGAGGGCGTTGGCGAAGGTCAGCCGGGCGCCCAGCACCTCCGCCTGGCCCAGCGCGATGGTCAGCCCGAGACCGTGGCCCCTCGCCCCGCCCTCGGTACGGAAGCGCTGCGGTCCGTGCTCCACCAGGTAGTCCGGATAACCGTCCCCGTGGTCCCGTACGACCACGACCGGACCGTCCACCGTCAGCACCACCGGGCCCCGCCCGTGCTTGTGCGCGTTCGCCACGAGATTCCCGAGCACCCGCTCCAGCCGGCGCCGGTCGGTCTCCACCCGGACGTCGCGTACGACCTTCACCTCGGTGTCGGTGCCCGACGCCCGCACCACCCGCCGGGCCAGCGCGCCCAGCTCCTCCGTGTCCAGGTCCAGCCGCTCCCGCCCGGTGTCGAGCCGGGAGATCTCCAGCAGGTCCTCGGTGAGCGTGCGCAGCGCCGCCACCCGGTCCCGCACCAGCTCCGTCGGCCGGCCCGGCGGCAGCAGCTCGGCCGCCGCGTGCAGCCCGGTCAGCGGGGTGCGCAGCTCGTGCGCCACGTCCGCGGTGAACCGCTGCTCGCTCTGCAGCTTGCTCTGCAGCGACGACGCCATCGAGTCCAGCGCGGCGGCGACCGCGGCCACCTCGTCGTGGGAGCGTGCCACGTCCTTCGTATGCGGGTCGTTCACGCGCGCGTCCAGGTCGCCCGCGCTGATCCGCCGGGCCACCCGTGCCGTGCCGTGCAGCCGCCGGGTCACCCGGGTCACCGCGAACGCGCCGATCAGCAGGGTCACCCCGATCGCCAGCGCCGACGACCACAGGATCGACCGGTCGAGCGCGGAGATGGTGCGGGCCTGCTGCGAGTAGTCGACCTCGACGGCCAGCGCCCGCTCGCCGTCGGCGGGGCCCGCCGCCCACATCGTGGGGTGCCCGCGATGGGCCGCGACCATCGTGCCCCGGTCCCCGGCCACCGCCAGCGTCCGCAGCGGCTCCGGCAGCCCGGCGGGGTCGACCCCGGCGCCCGGCAGCAGCGCGTCCCCGGCCTGGTACGCCCTGGTCGCGTCCGCCAGCCGGTCCAGCGCCTGGTCCCGGGCCTGGCCGACGGTCTGGTTGGTCACCGAGACGTGCACCAGGATGCCGAGCAGGGCGGCCAGCGCACAGAGCATCACCGCGATGAACGCGGC
Encoded proteins:
- a CDS encoding DUF6082 family protein, whose translation is MERVALRRIAAWVALAAGSTASVLITPFILNWMAPSGLNWGKLSNISQTYGGLSILVSTAALIGVVASISYQARQVRIEHQEGQRAWHRELILWSLNDPELLTCWEPPRIPVSRERYKKILFVNLIMAAWITDLRLRRTSEGAALANLRDHFRGEVARAHWAEGREKWRAFSEAQEGDALGLRFVDLADQAYREAITAGPPVTEDDYFRDSSQ
- a CDS encoding C40 family peptidase, which codes for MSERFLRLACTAAVAAQAMLAPVPAAAAPGPQRPVSQLLTDLQRLYRQAEEATETYNATGERLKKQRARVERLDDELARARLALLGSRSAAGRLARQQYQGSTGISSYVRLLLADDPQHALDAGHVIGQLSRERAETVGRLVGSEKKKEDLAREARKALDRQLSLAERQKKQRDDVRKRLDDVEEMLASLSRDQLAALAEFERVGIAGAQRKVMASGALSSVRAPSKQGDEAVRYAVAQLGKPYQWGAVGPAAYDCSGLTSQAWEHAGTPIPRTSQEQWAQLRHVPLRELRPGDLVVYFPQATHVALYLGDGKVVQAPRPGAKVKVSPIAANPVLGAVRPDPGGEPLPRYSPPRLPRGALKGADQGYAPAAAPATAAR
- a CDS encoding TetR/AcrR family transcriptional regulator gives rise to the protein MTPSATTPAYRRLSVEERRRQLLDTALSLFAHRAPEDVSLDDVAEAAGVSRPLVYRYFPGGKQQLYEAALRSAADELQQCFDEARQGPLLPRLARALDRYLTFVDEHDAGFSALLQGGSVVETSRTTAIVDGVRRAAAEHILSHLGVTAPGPRLRMTVRMWITAVEAASLIWLDEDKQPPADDLRDWLVEQFVAVLTVTAGRDPQTAALVAALSADG
- a CDS encoding AurF N-oxygenase family protein; its protein translation is MTTLTEADAVEGLRDALGLLKDREQVAERLLVSSAKHSFDPDKELDWDAPFEEGKWFWPPELVSLYDTPLWKRMSEEQRILLSQHESAALASLGIWFEIILMQLLVRHIYDKAATSAHVRYALTEIEDECRHSKMFARLISRGDAPWYPVSPAHLTLGRVFKTISTTPGSFTATLLGEEVLDWMQRLTFPDERIQPLIRGVTRIHVVEEARHVRYAREELRRQMLAAPRWSQEFTRVTSGEFARVFSVAFVNPEVYTNVGLDKREAMAQVKASAHRREVMQTGARRLTDFLDDIGVLRGVGRRLWKSSGLLA
- a CDS encoding ferritin-like domain-containing protein translates to MPTNDLYAKHPGDPHWQVPATGAARFSWEYDEGRDRLLALYQKGKDKQWDGQRRIDWHLEVDPYDPLGTPDEAMSLYGSKYWPKLTDKDKGDLRQHYASWQFSQFLHGEQGAMICAARIVESVPDLDAKFYSATQTMDEARHAEIYGRFLHEKIGMLYPINDNLQSLLGDTLRDSRWDMPYLGMQVLIEGLALAAFGMIRDTTDKPLPKQILAYVMQDEARHVAFGRMALRDYYKQLTDAELREREEFVIEGCYLMRDRLRGVEVLENFGIPKAEAEELSERSEFLQLFRKLLFSRIVPCVKDIGLWGERLQRAYVDMGVLEMGDSNLDLLMAQDEEIAEHLDAERFAVEERERVAEVEEAIDEGQRLIG
- a CDS encoding Uma2 family endonuclease; amino-acid sequence: MSAARDYGLDDDYEWPRPPEGGWTADDLDELPNLPPHTELIDGSLVFVSPQTTFHSRAMRLLDNTLLDQVPDELDVIREMTIKLNKRNRPEPDVLVFRAGADTGPKQTWFRPEDVVIAVEVVSEDSEERDREVKPRKYAHAGIPHYWRVEENEGLPVVYVYELDPATQAYGLTGIFHDKLELTVPFPIEIDLTAINRRR
- a CDS encoding DUF3291 domain-containing protein; this translates as MTASTAAYELAQVNIARLKFPLDSPELKYFVDALDPVNAVADAADGFVWRLQSDTGNATDIPVLGDEWLVINMSVWRDTNALTAFMYQGQHRELLARRREWFERVNEAMATLWWVPAGHRPTVGEAEERLLHLRANGPTPYAFTLRTSFPARASAPVLGEVPQGLGCGV
- a CDS encoding penicillin-binding transpeptidase domain-containing protein, producing the protein MTKYMRHAAAFCALLMVALLVNAARVQVVQAPSYDGNAANRRSAIARYGQPRGDILVDGIPVTGSKDTGEQLRHERTYRNGPLYAPVTGFASQVYGTTFLEHAEDGILSGTDPMLSPFPLWNDVTRARNRPGDVVTTLNRAAQEAAYRGLGARKGAVAAVEPSTGRILALVSTPSYDPAELSGNGDRVTSAWARLNDDPEQPMLNRAVRQTYPPGSTFKVVTAAAALDAGTVSDLDAPTDSPDPYRLPGTRTRLTNESDDCEDTSVRTAFEWSCNTVFAKLGVDVGLEAMASTAQAFGFNDTGLRIPFSVAPSTFDTQVDKAQLALSSIGQYNTRATPLQMAMVAAAVANGGQVRTPYLVERTVRKGGETVATTGSRPIRQAMNPATAVRMRELMTDVVREGTGANAAIPGATVGGKTGTAQHGIGNSGVPYAWFVSWAQRDDQLEPRVAVAVVVEDAAADRGDISGGGDAAPIAKAVMRAVLDS
- a CDS encoding FtsW/RodA/SpoVE family cell cycle protein, with protein sequence MTKAGTTVAARQAPASDVRLPRRRGIELALIVLAVLLSVYGYCDVGLAKTGTVPPGALGYGAGLGVLALLAHIAVRVRAPYADPLPLPIGVLLNGLGLVLIYRLDLETPGDRAAPAQLVWSTLGVALFIVVVLLLRDHRVLQRYAYVSVVTALALLMVPILFPAVNGAHIWILFAGFSIQPGEFAKVLLAVFFAAYLAANRNALAYAGRRIWFVQLPTGRVLGPVLAIWLISVGVLVLERDLGTSLLFFGLFVVLLYVATGRTGWIAVGLLLAVLGAVAVGWLEPHVHSRVQDWQHPFATIEAGLGPNQLAQSLFAFAAGGVLGAGLGLGHSILIGFAAKSDFILATAGEELGLAGLSAIFILYGLLVERGYRAGLALRDPFGRLLALGLASIVALQVFVIAGGVTGLIPLTGMAMPFLAQGGSSVVTNWTIVALLIRVSDSARSQYDGRVAP
- a CDS encoding sensor histidine kinase; the encoded protein is MRMSLPQWAGTLAAKSAAFIAVMLCALAALLGILVHVSVTNQTVGQARDQALDRLADATRAYQAGDALLPGAGVDPAGLPEPLRTLAVAGDRGTMVAAHRGHPTMWAAGPADGERALAVEVDYSQQARTISALDRSILWSSALAIGVTLLIGAFAVTRVTRRLHGTARVARRISAGDLDARVNDPHTKDVARSHDEVAAVAAALDSMASSLQSKLQSEQRFTADVAHELRTPLTGLHAAAELLPPGRPTELVRDRVAALRTLTEDLLEISRLDTGRERLDLDTEELGALARRVVRASGTDTEVKVVRDVRVETDRRRLERVLGNLVANAHKHGRGPVVLTVDGPVVVVRDHGDGYPDYLVEHGPQRFRTEGGARGHGLGLTIALGQAEVLGARLTFANALDDGAVATLTLPSAPSAAGPVASEAT